The following are from one region of the Pseudorasbora parva isolate DD20220531a chromosome 12, ASM2467924v1, whole genome shotgun sequence genome:
- the LOC137093521 gene encoding uncharacterized protein, translated as MVTRNLDVEEGLVNGSFGKVSNIVRKTKDGTETVQMLGLTLDNPNAGKNHRRKVQGEDDDLVYIERSEESLRKGVVRRQFPIKLAYACTAHKVQGMTMQSAVVSLKKIFEPGMAYVALSRTTSLRGLHITDFNEKKIYADSAVTASLRNMTRASFGGIMPLLQKTRETEVDQHFKIVHHNTEGLSSHIEDIRRHHELLLADILCMTETHLTGSFISPHLQLQGYNAFMRNRQVSYSTHQEIAKKDGGGVVIFCKEHISAQPRQFIQNVTDLEFVVIKVDSPVQLTIAAVYRPPSYSLKDFLDNVKSLLDYLEIAEKHPVIVCGDFNEDLLGTGKKAVLELFQSKGYAQLITTATTKKRTLLDHIYISHPDLCLQAGVLHSYHSYHNPVYCILRT; from the coding sequence ATGGTGACCAGGAACCTGGACGTTGAGGAGGGACTCGTGAACGGATCATTCGGGAAGGTTTCAAATATTGTCCGTAAGACAAAAGATGGAACCGAGACCGTTCAGATGCTTGGACTGACGCTGGACAACCCCAACGCCGGCAAGAATCACCGCAGAAAGGTGCAAGGTGAAGACGACGACCTGGTGTACATCGAGAGGTCCGAGGAAAGCCTGAGGAAAGGAGTGGTTCGTCGCCAGTTCCCCATCAAGTTGGCCTACGCCTGCACGGCTCACAAAGTTCAAGGGATGACCATGCAGAGTGCCGTAGTGTCGCTTAAGAAGATTTTCGAGCCGGGAATGGCCTACGTCGCGCTCAGCAGGACGACCTCGCTCCGTGGACTGCACATCACGGACTTCAACGAGAAAAAGATTTATGCTGATTCTGCGGTCACGGCCTCGTTACGGAATATGACACGAGCGTCGTTTGGCGGAATCATGCCGCTTTTACAGAAGACGAGGGAGACTGAAGTGGATCAACACTTCAAAATCGTCCATCACAACACGGAGGGACTGTCATCCCACATCGAGGATATCCGAAGACACCACGAACTGCTTTTGGCAGATATTCTTTGCATGACGGAAACTCACCTGACCGGATCGTTCATTTCACCCCATCTGCAACTGCAAGGATACAACGCATTTATGCGAAATAGGCAAGTCTCCTACTCGACGCACCAAGAAATTGCAAAGAAAGATGGAGGTGGCGTTGTCATATTTTGTAAAGAGCATATTTCAGCTCAGCCTCGgcaatttatacaaaatgtgACCGATCTGGAGTTTGTCGTCATCAAAGTGGATAGTCCCGTCCAATTGACGATCGCCGCCGTCTACCGGCCACCGAGCTATAGTCTCAAAGACTTTTTGGACAATGTGAAGAGCCTTTTAGATTATTTGGAGATAGCGGAAAAACATCCCGTCATTGTCTGTGGCGACTTCAACGAGGACCTCTTGGGTACAGGGAAAAAAGCGGTTTTGGAATTGTTCCAGTCAAAGGGATACGCGcaactgatcaccacagcaacgaccaaaaaacgcacactcctggatcacaTCTAcatctctcatccggatttgtgccttcaggctggtgtgttacatagttatcatagctatcataacccggtgtactgtattttgcgtacgtga